A genomic stretch from Methylorubrum extorquens includes:
- a CDS encoding putative FAD-dependent pyridine nucleotide-disulphide oxidoreductase; putative nitrate or nitrite reductase subunit (Evidence 3 : Putative function from multiple computational evidences; Product type e : enzyme) gives MSVKDRLVVVGNGMASLRFLERLTERAPGRYDVTVVGAEPVAAYNRVLLSSLLGGEVDEAACGFRPLPWYEEHGIRLVTGAPVTEIDRANRIALVGSAHVLPYDKLVLAVGSLPIRLPLPGIDLPGVLTFRDFADVAAIRKAAVEHAKAVVIGGGLLGLEAAVGLARLGVDTTLIHVMDRVMERQLDHAAARLVRTAMEARGVKVMLSADTAAIEGDGRVERLRMKDGTVIPADLVVMSVGIRASTALAQSCGLACGRGITVDDRMTTSDPAIHALGECAEHRGVVYGLVEPAYEQAEVLSRALLGEAATYPGTSLATSLKVSGLPVFSAGLVDTPEGAEAVVMHDAAAGLYRKLIIADGRLAGAVFVGDIAEQARCKELIRSGAPLSPDDRDDLMFGPAPKTLAA, from the coding sequence ATGAGCGTGAAGGACAGACTCGTCGTCGTCGGCAACGGCATGGCCTCGCTCCGCTTCCTCGAGCGGCTGACGGAGCGCGCGCCGGGCCGCTACGACGTGACGGTGGTCGGCGCCGAGCCGGTGGCGGCCTATAACCGGGTGCTGCTCTCCTCGCTGCTCGGCGGCGAGGTGGACGAGGCGGCCTGCGGCTTCCGTCCGCTCCCCTGGTACGAGGAGCACGGCATCCGCCTCGTCACCGGCGCACCGGTGACCGAGATCGACCGGGCGAACCGCATCGCCCTCGTCGGCTCCGCCCATGTGCTGCCCTACGACAAGCTGGTGCTGGCGGTGGGCTCGCTGCCGATCCGGCTGCCGCTGCCCGGCATCGACCTGCCCGGCGTCCTCACCTTCCGCGATTTCGCCGATGTGGCGGCGATCCGCAAAGCCGCCGTCGAGCATGCCAAGGCGGTGGTGATCGGCGGCGGGCTTCTGGGCCTGGAGGCCGCGGTCGGGCTCGCCCGGCTCGGGGTCGACACCACCCTGATCCACGTCATGGACCGAGTGATGGAGCGCCAGCTCGACCACGCGGCCGCCCGCCTCGTGCGCACGGCGATGGAAGCGCGCGGCGTCAAGGTGATGCTGTCCGCCGACACCGCCGCGATCGAGGGCGACGGACGCGTCGAGCGCCTGCGGATGAAGGACGGCACCGTGATCCCGGCCGACCTCGTGGTGATGTCGGTCGGCATCCGCGCCTCGACCGCCCTGGCGCAGTCCTGCGGGCTCGCCTGCGGGCGCGGCATCACGGTGGACGACCGGATGACCACCTCCGATCCGGCGATCCATGCGCTCGGCGAATGCGCCGAGCACAGGGGCGTCGTTTACGGCCTCGTCGAGCCCGCCTACGAGCAGGCCGAGGTGCTGTCGCGGGCGCTTCTCGGCGAGGCGGCGACCTATCCCGGCACATCCCTTGCCACCAGCCTCAAGGTGTCGGGCCTGCCGGTCTTCTCGGCCGGATTGGTCGATACGCCCGAGGGTGCCGAGGCCGTCGTGATGCACGATGCCGCCGCCGGCCTCTACCGCAAGCTGATCATCGCCGACGGCCGCCTCGCGGGGGCGGTCTTCGTCGGCGATATCGCGGAGCAGGCGCGCTGCAAGGAGCTGATCCGCTCCGGCGCGCCGCTCTCCCCTGACGACCGGGACGACTTGATGTTCGGCCCGGCCCCGAAAACCCTCGCAGCGTGA